One genomic segment of Chitinophaga sancti includes these proteins:
- a CDS encoding beta-galactosidase encodes MNKSSILFIITILIIGLNATAQVVNPFFQEKHLTTTGIYYYPEHWNENQWERDIKKIAGMGYEFVHLAEFAWFKMEPEEGKFEFAWLDKVIALCTKYNLKVVMCTPSATTPAWMRTNYPETFVMDGHYIRGEHGTRGLGSIVHPAYRRFVEKIVVEMARRYGQHKNVIGWQLDNEPDAKPDYSPASQEAFRQWLKNKYNTIDALNTAWGTAFWSQWYNDFNQVIIPNTTLVGWWGNNPHALLDFKRYSADAQAEFLDFQAATLRRFISKDQFVTTNYTAVSTGADPRRTKQLDFATYTAYPNGGTHNIGDLGFRLGNSSVILFAAEYYKSVGGVSGVMEIQPGPVNWGSYNPLLLPGTVRMWLYHTFAAGGKLACSYRFRQINYSAEQYHAGVIQTDGVTPSQGGEEYMQYMKEIKELRKRYKPGTSMPEKLAARSTAILWNLENYWTIDRQKQTSQWDTWNYPIKFLEIAKSFGAPVDVIPETADLSKYKFVIIPAYEMVDSALVKKWQEYAANGGHLILTCRTATKDRMGHFWEAECAAPISGLIGAQVKATDMLSGNAKGDLLMGTTHYSWNNWADLLAPDKHTETLAVFDNQFYSGKAAVVKHKVGKGTVTYIGVDTDDAKLEADLLKQIYNSAGITTENYPPGVFVYWRDGFYVAVNYSSENYTMNMGQSASVIVGDKILTPGGVLVWSE; translated from the coding sequence ATGAATAAATCTTCCATACTTTTTATTATCACCATTTTGATCATAGGATTGAATGCGACAGCACAGGTAGTCAATCCCTTTTTTCAGGAGAAGCATCTCACTACGACCGGCATTTATTACTATCCCGAGCATTGGAACGAAAACCAGTGGGAGCGGGATATAAAGAAAATTGCAGGTATGGGCTATGAGTTTGTACACCTGGCTGAATTTGCGTGGTTTAAAATGGAGCCAGAAGAAGGGAAATTTGAGTTTGCATGGCTGGATAAGGTGATAGCCCTCTGTACCAAATACAACCTGAAAGTGGTGATGTGTACTCCTTCCGCCACCACGCCAGCCTGGATGAGAACAAATTATCCGGAAACTTTTGTGATGGACGGTCATTATATCCGTGGAGAGCATGGCACACGTGGATTAGGATCAATCGTTCATCCTGCCTATCGCAGGTTTGTAGAAAAAATTGTAGTTGAAATGGCCAGGCGTTACGGACAACATAAAAATGTGATTGGCTGGCAACTTGATAATGAGCCTGATGCCAAACCTGATTACAGTCCGGCTTCACAGGAAGCATTCAGGCAGTGGCTAAAAAACAAATACAACACAATAGATGCGCTAAATACCGCCTGGGGTACTGCCTTCTGGAGTCAGTGGTACAACGACTTCAACCAGGTTATCATTCCCAATACCACCCTGGTGGGCTGGTGGGGCAATAACCCTCATGCTTTGCTTGATTTTAAAAGGTATTCGGCCGACGCCCAGGCGGAATTCCTCGATTTTCAGGCAGCTACACTTCGACGCTTCATTTCGAAGGACCAGTTTGTGACGACCAATTATACAGCGGTATCCACGGGTGCTGATCCGCGGCGGACAAAACAGCTGGATTTTGCAACCTATACCGCTTATCCAAATGGAGGTACCCATAATATTGGGGATCTTGGATTCAGGTTGGGAAACAGCAGCGTTATCCTGTTTGCAGCTGAATATTATAAATCAGTAGGGGGCGTGTCGGGAGTAATGGAAATTCAACCCGGCCCGGTAAACTGGGGTAGTTACAACCCATTGCTGTTACCCGGTACTGTACGAATGTGGCTATACCACACTTTTGCAGCAGGCGGAAAGCTTGCCTGTTCCTACCGGTTTCGTCAGATCAATTATAGTGCGGAGCAATACCATGCGGGTGTAATACAAACAGATGGTGTAACCCCTTCGCAGGGTGGTGAGGAATACATGCAATACATGAAAGAAATAAAGGAACTGCGGAAACGATATAAGCCTGGAACTTCCATGCCTGAAAAACTGGCTGCCCGGTCAACAGCTATTCTCTGGAACCTGGAAAATTACTGGACGATTGACCGGCAAAAACAGACCTCGCAATGGGATACCTGGAATTATCCGATTAAATTCCTGGAAATAGCAAAGTCATTTGGAGCCCCTGTAGATGTGATCCCGGAGACGGCTGATTTGTCGAAGTACAAATTTGTGATTATTCCGGCCTACGAGATGGTGGATAGTGCTTTAGTAAAAAAGTGGCAGGAATACGCTGCAAACGGAGGGCACCTGATTCTTACCTGCCGTACAGCCACTAAAGATCGCATGGGACATTTCTGGGAGGCCGAATGCGCCGCTCCTATATCAGGACTGATAGGTGCGCAGGTGAAAGCAACAGATATGCTTTCTGGTAACGCCAAAGGCGATCTCCTGATGGGTACTACCCATTACAGTTGGAATAACTGGGCCGATTTACTTGCACCTGATAAGCATACAGAAACACTCGCTGTATTTGATAACCAGTTTTATAGCGGAAAAGCAGCAGTTGTGAAACATAAGGTTGGCAAAGGTACTGTTACCTATATCGGTGTGGATACAGATGATGCTAAACTGGAAGCGGACTTACTGAAACAGATTTATAACAGCGCAGGTATTACCACTGAAAATTATCCCCCTGGCGTATTTGTGTATTGGCGGGATGGCTTTTATGTGGCCGTAAATTATTCTTCGGAGAATTATACGATGAATATGGGGCAATCAGCCAGTGTTATTGTGGGCGATAAAATATTAACGCCTGGTGGAGTGCTGGTCTGGAGCGAGTAA
- a CDS encoding GH39 family glycosyl hydrolase, producing MKGITLLLTLLLLTISDILVAQTKKQQPPIIPDRVINIDFNKTSGKLNTMFNDCVGAGRANEGLRADWQQQLAYVRKECGFRYIRMHGLLTDDMAVYTVDSKGNPMYNYMYIDVLFDFLHSIGMKPFVELGFMPAALASGSKTIFWWRGNVTPPKDYEKWAALVRDLTRHFTERYGAEEVKTWYFEVWNEPNLDGFWAGTQEDYFKLYTYSAKAIKSVNSSYRVGGPGTAGAAWEPEMIAYCGKNNVPIDFISTHAYGVKQGYLDEFGNSGTVLDKNPMSVSGDVLQSRKEIDSSTMPHLELHYTEWSASYTPADPIHDSYHEAAYVLQKIKQVGKAANSMSYWVFTDIFEEPGPRFTPFHGGFGMLNTQGINKPVFYAYQFMNRLGSIELVNNDSTSWVCRDSTGNIQALAWDFTNTHPGDSVHNQQYYIRDLPSKSKGKLKVNIVNVPDGTYALEIYKVGYHSNDAYSSYLAMGKPAQLNRQEVEQIKKQNDGSPVTREIIAVKAGVPFTKELEMRENDVFFLNMIKL from the coding sequence ATGAAAGGAATTACATTACTATTGACACTACTGCTTTTAACCATTTCTGACATATTGGTTGCTCAAACAAAAAAACAGCAACCGCCAATCATCCCGGACAGGGTTATCAATATTGATTTCAACAAAACATCGGGAAAACTGAACACGATGTTTAATGACTGTGTTGGCGCAGGCCGCGCGAACGAAGGACTTCGGGCAGACTGGCAGCAGCAGCTTGCCTATGTAAGAAAAGAATGCGGTTTCAGGTATATCCGTATGCATGGACTGTTGACAGACGACATGGCGGTTTATACTGTCGACAGTAAGGGCAACCCGATGTACAACTATATGTACATTGATGTTTTATTCGACTTTTTACATAGCATAGGCATGAAGCCCTTTGTTGAGTTAGGCTTTATGCCTGCTGCGCTGGCCAGCGGGTCCAAAACTATCTTCTGGTGGCGGGGTAATGTAACCCCGCCAAAGGACTACGAAAAATGGGCAGCATTGGTCAGGGATCTTACCAGGCATTTTACGGAACGTTATGGCGCTGAGGAAGTAAAAACCTGGTATTTCGAAGTCTGGAACGAGCCTAACCTGGATGGTTTCTGGGCGGGAACACAGGAAGACTACTTCAAATTATATACCTACAGCGCGAAGGCTATTAAAAGCGTTAATTCCTCTTATCGCGTAGGTGGCCCGGGTACAGCCGGAGCTGCCTGGGAGCCTGAAATGATTGCCTATTGTGGAAAAAATAATGTGCCGATAGATTTCATCAGCACCCACGCCTATGGCGTAAAGCAGGGATATCTCGATGAATTTGGGAACTCAGGTACCGTTCTTGATAAAAATCCCATGAGCGTTAGCGGTGATGTACTTCAATCGCGGAAGGAAATTGACAGTTCCACTATGCCTCACCTGGAGCTTCATTACACTGAATGGAGCGCTTCTTATACCCCGGCCGATCCTATCCACGACAGCTATCATGAAGCTGCCTATGTACTACAAAAAATAAAGCAGGTGGGTAAGGCGGCCAATTCAATGTCATATTGGGTATTTACTGACATTTTCGAAGAGCCAGGACCACGTTTTACGCCGTTTCACGGTGGTTTCGGTATGCTGAACACTCAGGGAATCAACAAACCGGTGTTCTATGCCTACCAGTTTATGAACAGGCTGGGAAGTATTGAATTGGTCAATAACGATTCCACTTCCTGGGTATGCAGGGATTCCACAGGAAATATCCAGGCGCTGGCCTGGGATTTTACCAATACTCATCCAGGCGATTCTGTACATAATCAGCAATATTATATCCGCGATCTTCCTTCAAAATCAAAAGGAAAACTGAAGGTAAATATTGTAAATGTGCCTGATGGGACGTATGCACTCGAAATATATAAAGTTGGCTATCATAGCAATGATGCATATTCCAGTTATCTCGCCATGGGAAAGCCGGCACAGCTAAACAGACAGGAAGTAGAACAAATAAAGAAGCAAAACGATGGTTCGCCCGTTACCAGGGAAATTATTGCTGTAAAAGCAGGTGTCCCTTTTACAAAAGAATTGGAGATGCGTGAGAACGATGTTTTCTTTTTAAATATGATCAAACTTTAA
- a CDS encoding cellulase family glycosylhydrolase, whose translation MTTRGLCGFIGLMISVVTFAYCSKKNVITPELEVSLSEIVFEADGGASDITISSNVDWTINNPGSSWLALSQSTGNGSKASVRLTTTPNTTGATRSAVLVVNAGNSQMRRINISQASSLYPGYNTSPAPANSTGMESTAVQLVAKFKLGWNIGNTMEAIGGETAWGNPLISESYIQFVKQQGFNAIRLPVSWNQHSDKATARIQDAWLERVKLVVQYCVNNDMYVLLNIHWDGGWLDHNINKAKQDSVNAKQKAFWEQIATTMRDFDEHLMFASANEPPAENAEQMEILTGYHQTFINAVRSTGGRNSYRVLVVQGPSTDIDKTNNLMNTLPSDIVKDRMMVEVHYYTPYQFCLMEEDASWGKVCYYWGAEHHSTIEPDRNATSGEESDVNKSFGSMKTKFTDKQIPVILGEYGAYRRNGGKYVPKDPDTHNDAVDYWLTYITKQALANGMKPFFWDTGGALDRRNNTVLDKRTIDALVAGGL comes from the coding sequence ATGACAACAAGAGGTTTGTGCGGATTTATCGGATTAATGATTTCCGTTGTAACGTTTGCCTATTGTAGTAAAAAGAACGTAATTACGCCTGAATTGGAGGTTTCCTTATCTGAAATTGTTTTTGAGGCAGATGGAGGCGCCTCGGATATAACGATTTCCAGTAACGTAGATTGGACTATTAATAATCCTGGTTCTTCCTGGTTGGCGTTAAGTCAGTCAACCGGTAATGGTAGCAAGGCTTCCGTTCGGTTGACGACCACACCCAATACCACTGGTGCAACCAGATCGGCTGTACTGGTGGTAAATGCAGGAAATAGTCAGATGCGCAGGATTAACATCTCACAAGCCAGCAGTTTATATCCTGGCTACAACACATCACCTGCTCCGGCTAATTCAACCGGTATGGAAAGTACCGCTGTACAGTTGGTCGCTAAATTTAAACTGGGCTGGAACATTGGCAATACCATGGAAGCTATTGGAGGAGAAACTGCATGGGGAAATCCTTTGATTAGTGAAAGTTACATTCAATTTGTAAAACAACAGGGATTTAATGCCATCCGCCTTCCGGTTTCGTGGAACCAGCATTCTGACAAAGCAACAGCCAGGATCCAGGATGCATGGCTCGAACGTGTAAAACTGGTGGTTCAATATTGTGTAAATAACGACATGTACGTTTTACTCAATATTCACTGGGATGGCGGCTGGCTGGATCACAATATCAATAAGGCAAAGCAGGATTCAGTCAATGCCAAACAAAAAGCATTCTGGGAACAGATTGCGACCACCATGCGTGATTTTGATGAACACCTGATGTTTGCCAGCGCCAATGAACCTCCGGCCGAAAATGCGGAGCAAATGGAAATACTCACCGGGTATCATCAAACCTTCATCAATGCAGTTCGCTCCACTGGTGGACGTAACAGCTACCGGGTACTAGTGGTGCAGGGGCCGTCAACGGATATTGACAAAACCAATAACCTGATGAATACACTCCCCTCAGATATCGTGAAAGATCGCATGATGGTGGAAGTTCATTACTATACTCCATACCAGTTCTGTTTAATGGAAGAAGATGCGTCCTGGGGTAAAGTATGCTACTACTGGGGTGCAGAACATCATTCAACCATTGAACCTGATCGGAATGCCACCTCGGGAGAAGAAAGTGACGTAAACAAATCCTTTGGTAGTATGAAGACCAAATTTACAGACAAACAAATTCCTGTTATACTGGGCGAATACGGAGCCTACAGACGTAACGGGGGTAAATATGTTCCTAAAGATCCGGACACCCACAACGACGCCGTTGATTATTGGTTGACCTATATAACTAAACAGGCACTCGCCAATGGTATGAAACCCTTTTTCTGGGATACAGGTGGTGCTTTGGACCGGAGAAATAATACGGTGCTTGATAAACGTACCATTGATGCCCTTGTGGCCGGTGGTCTTTAA